In one Micromonospora polyrhachis genomic region, the following are encoded:
- a CDS encoding Rv0361 family membrane protein, producing MTQPPNDGAGQPQGSQPPYEDPTRPSAPTNPAEPTAALPTTPFPAQPGAVPEPPTQPIPGQPMPGQPYPAQPYSAQPMSGQPYPTQPVSGQPYPTQPFATQPVSGQPVSGGHPMSGHPMSGQPVSGQPYPAQPVPGQPYPGQPVPGQPMPGQQAFPGQPMPGQPQFPDLPPGQPGYGPPPTPPKKRRGLLIVSIVLAVVLVLCGGGGVAAFLILRDTQTGTGAEAPEAAVENFLEAVYVERDAKKAAELVCSEARDDEAIKKKVDGIKSQVEANKDPKFRWTPLKVDDKNEERAIVSTKLTLITSDEKMAEQPLKFTVVKKTGWWVCEVA from the coding sequence ATGACTCAGCCGCCCAACGACGGCGCGGGCCAACCACAGGGCAGCCAGCCGCCGTACGAGGATCCGACCCGACCCTCCGCGCCGACGAATCCGGCCGAGCCCACCGCCGCGCTCCCGACCACCCCGTTCCCGGCCCAGCCGGGAGCCGTTCCGGAGCCACCTACGCAGCCGATACCGGGTCAACCAATGCCCGGGCAGCCGTATCCGGCACAGCCCTACTCGGCACAGCCCATGTCCGGGCAGCCCTACCCGACACAGCCGGTCTCCGGGCAGCCCTACCCGACACAGCCCTTCGCAACCCAGCCGGTGTCCGGGCAGCCAGTGTCCGGCGGCCACCCGATGTCCGGCCACCCGATGTCCGGGCAGCCGGTGTCCGGTCAGCCGTACCCGGCGCAGCCCGTTCCGGGTCAGCCGTACCCGGGCCAGCCCGTGCCGGGCCAGCCGATGCCCGGACAGCAGGCCTTCCCCGGCCAGCCGATGCCCGGCCAGCCGCAGTTCCCGGACCTGCCACCCGGTCAGCCGGGCTACGGCCCGCCACCGACACCGCCCAAGAAGCGCCGGGGGCTACTGATCGTCTCGATCGTCCTGGCCGTGGTGTTGGTGCTCTGCGGCGGCGGCGGCGTCGCCGCGTTCCTGATTCTGCGGGACACCCAGACCGGCACCGGTGCGGAAGCGCCCGAGGCAGCGGTCGAGAACTTCCTCGAAGCCGTATACGTCGAACGCGACGCCAAGAAGGCAGCGGAGCTGGTCTGCTCCGAAGCCCGCGACGACGAGGCGATCAAGAAGAAGGTCGACGGGATCAAGAGCCAGGTCGAGGCCAACAAGGACCCGAAGTTCCGGTGGACGCCGCTGAAGGTGGACGACAAGAACGAGGAACGGGCGATCGTCTCGACCAAGCTCACCTTGATCACCTCGGATGAGAAGATGGCCGAACAGCCATTGAAGTTCACCGTGGTAAAGAAGACCGGCTGGTGGGTGTGTGAGGTGGCCTGA
- a CDS encoding ArsA family ATPase encodes MRAGEQPANPARTAWPARLHVVTGKGGTGKTSVAAALALTLAADGRRTLLVEVEGRQGIAQLFGTDPLPYEERKIATAAHGGEVRALAVDPEEALLEYLDMFYKLGAAGRALRKFGAIDFATTIAPGLRDILLTGKVKEATTRSVNQRRVYDAVVLDAPPTGRIGRFLNVTAEAARLAKVGPIKTQSEGVANLLRSPMTAVHIVTLLEEMPVQETVDAMAELTALNIPVGRIIVNGTQPPLQAAKVTQAELRRGLTAAGLPADRATVTGLHAEVRNHLTRRALEDSLRTDLVELGRPLVELPLLAEGVDRTGLNVLAERLSQAD; translated from the coding sequence GTGCGAGCAGGTGAGCAGCCGGCCAACCCGGCCCGAACGGCTTGGCCGGCCCGCCTGCATGTGGTGACAGGCAAGGGCGGGACCGGCAAGACCAGCGTGGCCGCCGCCCTGGCGCTCACGCTCGCCGCCGACGGACGCCGAACCCTGTTGGTCGAGGTCGAGGGCCGGCAGGGCATCGCCCAACTCTTCGGGACCGACCCTCTGCCCTACGAGGAACGCAAGATCGCCACCGCCGCGCACGGCGGCGAGGTCCGGGCGTTGGCGGTGGACCCCGAGGAGGCGCTCCTCGAATACCTGGACATGTTCTACAAGCTCGGCGCCGCCGGCCGGGCGCTACGCAAGTTCGGTGCGATCGACTTCGCGACCACCATCGCCCCCGGCCTACGGGACATCCTGCTCACCGGCAAGGTGAAGGAGGCGACCACCCGGTCCGTCAACCAGCGCCGGGTGTACGACGCCGTCGTCCTCGACGCCCCACCAACCGGACGAATCGGGCGTTTCCTCAACGTGACCGCAGAGGCCGCTCGGCTGGCCAAGGTGGGCCCGATCAAGACCCAGAGCGAGGGCGTGGCCAACCTGCTGCGCTCACCCATGACCGCCGTGCACATCGTGACGCTGCTCGAAGAGATGCCGGTGCAGGAGACCGTGGACGCGATGGCCGAGCTGACCGCGTTGAACATCCCGGTCGGCCGGATCATCGTCAACGGCACCCAGCCCCCGCTGCAGGCGGCCAAGGTCACCCAGGCCGAGCTGCGCCGAGGGCTCACCGCCGCCGGGCTGCCCGCCGATCGGGCCACCGTCACCGGACTGCACGCCGAGGTCAGGAACCACCTGACCCGCCGGGCCCTGGAGGACTCGCTCCGCACCGACCTGGTCGAGCTGGGCCGGCCGCTGGTCGAACTGCCGCTGCTGGCCGAAGGGGTCGACCGAACCGGCCTGAACGTACTGGCAGAGCGACTGAGTCAGGCCGACTGA
- a CDS encoding transglycosylase domain-containing protein, translating into MRKRDHNVLTNAASLLICGLLAGVVVAAAAFPAVAMSGLAAKAGAETFDKLPSELTVKRSPQASYLYAADGKTPLASMFDENRRDVPIKDISPNMQKAIIAAEDHNFYKHNGVDLKGVGRAFLSNNSGGDTQGASTLAMQYVRLSIAYSATHPQDVVDATEDTAARKAKEMRYAIQISQDMSKEQILEGYLNLAAFGNGAYGIFAASQVYFGKHPRDLTIDEAAMLAGLVKAPSQNNPATKSGYPAAVERRDYVIDNMVKLGMVTQPEGEAAKAVKLVVKDKKVPNGCVAANKNHWGFFCDYFYRWWLDQEPFGETRYDRERRLKSGGYSIVTTLDVKTQEAAKKAVERKLKTGSKNALMVAAVEPGTGRVRALATNRNYKLDDPNKPQNKMSSNPAKAKRKIRGTYPNTTNPLITGGGDIHGYQAGSTFKIFTLVAALEKGYPLDYSINSPVQFKSKYPVEYGSKAACPGTNYYCPKNASDSMAGNHNMWSAMGSSVNTYFVPLQQKVGAANVVEAAKKLGIKFLSAEDAKFADNKDAADMWGAFTLGVSAVTPLDLANAYASLAADGKHCEPIPVQEIRDHDGKKLDIANPRCDQAVKPEVARAAIDAARCPVGDRSATSRCRGATAGGVRGAVGKPVAGKTGTTDAEKTAAMVVTTKQLSVAGILADPDWAQTTDVMSHNIVNPAVYETLRDAMKGKPSIEFTPPGSKTANGDQVSIPNVKCQSVDAARARIKDAGFDVEVDNRQVDSSCPAGTVAGTSPDGRTVKGGTVTIEVSNGKQNDNDDNNNGGGGRPRR; encoded by the coding sequence ATGCGCAAACGTGACCACAATGTGCTTACCAACGCCGCATCGCTACTGATCTGCGGACTGCTGGCCGGTGTGGTGGTCGCCGCAGCCGCCTTCCCAGCAGTGGCGATGTCCGGTCTGGCCGCCAAGGCAGGTGCGGAGACCTTCGACAAGCTGCCCAGTGAGCTGACCGTCAAGCGGTCGCCACAGGCCAGCTACCTCTACGCAGCGGACGGTAAGACCCCGCTCGCCAGCATGTTCGACGAGAACCGGCGGGACGTCCCGATCAAGGACATCTCGCCGAACATGCAGAAAGCAATCATCGCGGCCGAGGACCACAACTTCTACAAGCACAATGGCGTCGACCTGAAGGGGGTGGGCCGCGCCTTCCTGTCCAACAACAGCGGCGGTGACACCCAGGGAGCGTCCACGCTCGCCATGCAGTACGTCCGCCTCTCCATCGCCTACTCGGCGACGCATCCCCAGGACGTGGTGGACGCGACCGAGGACACCGCCGCCCGCAAGGCGAAGGAGATGCGTTACGCGATCCAGATCAGCCAGGACATGTCGAAGGAACAGATCCTGGAGGGTTACCTCAACCTCGCCGCCTTCGGCAACGGCGCGTACGGCATCTTCGCAGCCAGCCAGGTCTACTTCGGCAAACATCCCCGGGACCTGACGATCGACGAGGCGGCCATGCTCGCCGGGCTGGTCAAGGCACCGTCGCAGAACAACCCGGCCACCAAGTCCGGCTACCCGGCCGCGGTGGAACGCCGGGACTACGTGATCGACAACATGGTGAAGCTCGGCATGGTCACCCAGCCCGAGGGCGAGGCCGCCAAGGCGGTCAAGCTCGTCGTCAAGGACAAGAAGGTCCCGAACGGCTGCGTCGCGGCCAACAAGAACCACTGGGGCTTCTTCTGCGACTACTTCTATCGCTGGTGGCTGGACCAGGAGCCGTTCGGTGAGACCCGGTACGACCGGGAACGCCGGCTCAAGAGCGGCGGCTACAGCATCGTCACCACCCTCGACGTGAAGACGCAGGAGGCGGCAAAGAAGGCCGTCGAGCGGAAACTGAAGACCGGCAGCAAGAACGCGCTGATGGTCGCGGCGGTCGAACCGGGCACCGGTCGGGTACGCGCACTGGCCACCAACCGCAACTACAAGCTGGACGACCCGAACAAGCCGCAGAACAAGATGTCCAGCAACCCGGCCAAGGCCAAGCGGAAGATTCGAGGCACCTACCCGAACACCACCAACCCGCTGATCACCGGGGGCGGCGACATCCACGGCTACCAGGCCGGTTCGACGTTCAAGATATTCACGTTGGTGGCGGCCCTCGAAAAGGGCTACCCACTCGACTACTCGATCAACTCACCGGTGCAGTTCAAGTCGAAGTACCCGGTCGAGTACGGCAGCAAGGCGGCCTGCCCGGGCACCAACTACTACTGCCCGAAGAACGCCAGCGACAGCATGGCCGGCAACCACAACATGTGGAGCGCCATGGGCTCCTCGGTCAACACCTACTTCGTCCCGCTACAGCAGAAGGTCGGCGCGGCGAACGTGGTCGAGGCGGCGAAGAAACTCGGCATCAAGTTCCTCTCCGCGGAAGACGCGAAGTTCGCCGACAACAAGGACGCCGCAGACATGTGGGGTGCCTTCACCCTCGGCGTCTCGGCAGTGACCCCGCTGGACCTGGCCAACGCGTACGCCTCCCTGGCCGCTGATGGCAAGCACTGCGAGCCGATCCCGGTGCAGGAGATCCGCGACCACGACGGCAAGAAGCTCGACATCGCGAACCCCCGCTGTGACCAGGCGGTGAAGCCCGAGGTGGCCCGGGCCGCCATCGACGCGGCCCGCTGCCCGGTCGGTGACCGGTCGGCCACCTCAAGGTGTCGGGGCGCGACCGCCGGCGGCGTGCGTGGTGCCGTCGGCAAGCCGGTGGCCGGCAAGACCGGTACCACCGACGCGGAGAAGACCGCGGCGATGGTGGTCACCACCAAGCAGCTCTCGGTGGCCGGCATCCTCGCCGACCCGGACTGGGCACAGACCACGGACGTGATGTCGCACAACATCGTCAACCCGGCCGTCTACGAGACGCTGCGGGACGCGATGAAGGGCAAGCCCAGTATTGAGTTCACCCCGCCCGGCAGCAAGACCGCCAACGGGGACCAGGTCTCCATCCCGAACGTCAAGTGTCAGTCGGTCGACGCCGCACGGGCCCGGATCAAGGACGCCGGGTTCGACGTCGAGGTGGACAACCGGCAGGTCGATTCGAGTTGCCCGGCCGGTACGGTCGCCGGCACCAGCCCCGACGGTCGTACCGTCAAGGGCGGCACCGTGACCATCGAGGTCAGCAACGGCAAGCAAAACGACAATGACGACAACAACAACGGCGGCGGAGGTCGACCACGCCGGTAA
- a CDS encoding RidA family protein, which translates to MTGGPQAKLAELGLSLPEVVPPVASYVPAVQSGNHVYVSGQLPMADGKLLATGKVGAGVSAEQAKDLAARCALNALAAVDSLVGLENVVKIVKVTGFVASAEGFTGQPGVINGASDLLGAVFGEAGRHARSAVGVAELPLDAPVEVEIIVEVG; encoded by the coding sequence ATGACGGGCGGCCCGCAGGCCAAGCTTGCCGAGTTGGGGCTGAGCCTGCCAGAGGTGGTGCCGCCGGTGGCCAGCTACGTACCGGCCGTGCAGTCCGGCAATCACGTCTACGTTTCCGGGCAACTACCGATGGCCGACGGCAAGCTGCTGGCCACCGGCAAGGTGGGCGCGGGGGTCTCCGCCGAGCAGGCGAAGGACCTGGCCGCACGCTGTGCGCTCAACGCGTTGGCCGCCGTCGACTCACTGGTGGGCCTGGAGAATGTCGTCAAGATCGTTAAGGTGACCGGATTCGTCGCCTCGGCCGAGGGATTCACCGGCCAGCCCGGCGTGATCAACGGAGCCTCCGACCTCCTCGGCGCGGTATTCGGCGAGGCTGGCCGGCACGCGCGCAGCGCCGTCGGGGTGGCCGAGTTGCCCCTGGACGCACCGGTCGAGGTCGAGATCATCGTCGAGGTCGGCTGA
- a CDS encoding ArsA family ATPase, whose protein sequence is MVPSDHAAPRLDVDQILADPGVRIVVCCGAGGVGKTTTAAALALRAAEQHGRRTVVLTIDPARRLAQSLGLVELDNTPRQVKGLEVEVNGGELHAMMLDMKRTFDDVVLAHTDPAKAAEIFANPFYQAMSSTFAGTQEYMAMEKLGQLHARGEWDLIVVDTPPSRSALDFLDAPARLSRFLDGRMLRLLLAPARSGGRSMFSLVTASFGMFSKVVQKVLGAQLLTDLSGFVAALDSMFGGFRQRAEQTYRILQARETAFLLVAAPEPDAVREAAYFAGRLGEERMPLAGLVLNRVHRPLVAEPDAEQSLAAAEHLAAAGGHEATVAALRVHATLARQATREQRVAARFTEAFPTVPTVAVTAQPADVHDIDGLRTIGAAISQS, encoded by the coding sequence TTGGTGCCTTCCGATCACGCGGCGCCGCGACTGGACGTCGACCAGATCCTCGCCGACCCCGGTGTCCGGATCGTGGTCTGCTGTGGCGCGGGTGGCGTGGGTAAGACCACCACGGCTGCCGCGCTCGCGCTGCGCGCCGCCGAGCAGCACGGTCGTCGTACGGTGGTGCTCACCATCGACCCGGCCCGGCGCCTGGCCCAGTCGCTGGGCCTGGTCGAGCTGGACAACACCCCGCGCCAGGTCAAGGGGCTCGAAGTCGAGGTGAACGGCGGCGAGCTGCACGCCATGATGCTGGACATGAAGCGGACCTTCGACGACGTGGTGCTCGCGCACACCGATCCGGCGAAGGCGGCAGAGATCTTCGCCAACCCCTTCTACCAGGCGATGAGTTCGACCTTCGCCGGTACGCAGGAGTACATGGCGATGGAGAAGCTGGGGCAGTTGCACGCCCGGGGCGAGTGGGACCTGATCGTCGTCGACACGCCGCCCTCGCGATCGGCGCTGGACTTCCTCGACGCACCGGCCCGGCTGTCCCGGTTCCTCGACGGCCGGATGCTGCGGCTGCTGCTCGCCCCGGCTCGCAGCGGCGGGCGAAGCATGTTCAGCCTGGTAACCGCCTCGTTCGGGATGTTCTCGAAGGTCGTGCAGAAGGTGCTCGGCGCCCAGTTGCTCACTGATCTGTCCGGGTTCGTGGCCGCACTGGACTCGATGTTCGGCGGCTTCCGGCAGCGCGCCGAGCAGACGTACCGCATCCTTCAGGCCCGGGAGACGGCATTCCTGCTGGTCGCAGCCCCGGAGCCGGACGCGGTCCGGGAGGCGGCGTACTTCGCCGGACGGCTCGGTGAGGAGCGGATGCCACTGGCCGGCCTGGTGCTCAACCGCGTGCACCGTCCGCTCGTCGCGGAGCCGGATGCCGAGCAGAGCCTGGCCGCCGCCGAGCATCTGGCTGCGGCCGGCGGGCACGAGGCGACCGTGGCGGCGTTGCGGGTACACGCGACGCTGGCCCGGCAGGCGACGCGGGAGCAACGGGTGGCCGCCCGGTTCACCGAGGCCTTCCCCACGGTCCCGACGGTGGCGGTCACGGCGCAGCCCGCCGATGTGCACGACATCGACGGGCTACGCACGATTGGTGCGGCGATCAGCCAGTCGTGA
- a CDS encoding DUF4177 domain-containing protein, whose protein sequence is MTKWEYATVPLLVHATKQILDNWGEDGWELVAVVPGPNPDQLVAYFKRPKP, encoded by the coding sequence ATGACGAAGTGGGAGTACGCGACCGTGCCGTTGCTGGTGCACGCGACCAAGCAGATTCTCGACAACTGGGGTGAGGACGGCTGGGAGTTGGTGGCCGTGGTACCGGGCCCCAACCCGGACCAGTTGGTCGCGTATTTCAAGCGGCCGAAGCCATGA
- a CDS encoding GntR family transcriptional regulator — MIDPRRDRALYRQLADLLREQIDSGELPPGSPLPSETTLAQTHGLARPAVRQAIALLRAEGLVTTSRGYGTRVREQVERTPLELPASSFAIARMPSDAERLEHDLDDGVPVLEIQLPDGSTSVHPGDRIRLTRP, encoded by the coding sequence ATGATCGATCCACGGAGGGATCGGGCGCTCTACCGCCAACTCGCCGACCTGCTGCGCGAGCAGATCGACAGCGGCGAACTCCCGCCCGGCTCGCCACTGCCCTCCGAAACGACCCTCGCGCAAACCCACGGGCTGGCCCGGCCGGCGGTCCGGCAGGCGATCGCACTGTTACGCGCCGAAGGGCTGGTGACCACCTCGCGCGGCTACGGGACCCGGGTACGCGAACAGGTCGAACGAACGCCACTGGAGCTTCCCGCGAGCAGCTTCGCCATCGCTCGCATGCCGTCCGACGCCGAGCGTCTCGAACACGACCTGGACGACGGGGTGCCGGTGTTGGAGATCCAACTGCCCGACGGCAGTACCAGCGTCCATCCCGGGGATCGGATACGCCTGACGCGGCCCTAG
- a CDS encoding WhiB family transcriptional regulator, which yields MGMIPDWPTLAACQNGDPDALFVQGAEQNVAKRICRSCPVRYECLADALDNRIEFGVWGGMTERERRALLRRHPQVPSWKKMFEAAMRDKNKSLVTTG from the coding sequence ATGGGCATGATTCCAGACTGGCCCACGTTGGCGGCGTGTCAGAACGGTGATCCTGATGCGCTGTTCGTGCAAGGCGCGGAGCAGAACGTGGCGAAGAGGATCTGCCGTAGCTGCCCGGTGCGCTACGAGTGCCTGGCTGACGCGCTCGACAACCGTATCGAGTTCGGTGTGTGGGGTGGCATGACCGAACGCGAGCGCCGGGCGTTGCTACGTCGACACCCACAGGTGCCGAGCTGGAAGAAGATGTTCGAGGCCGCGATGCGGGACAAGAACAAGTCGCTGGTCACGACTGGCTGA